The Bacteroidales bacterium genome contains a region encoding:
- a CDS encoding deoxynucleoside kinase — MYNNKENSRHIAISGNIGSGKTTLTALLAKHYKWEPRFEDADDNPYLSDFYEDMQRWSFSLQVYFLNSRFNQVLDIRKSGKTVIQDRTIYEDAFIFAPNLHDMGLMPTRDFKNYQSLFKLMSSMVLPPDILIYLRADVPKLVQQIQARGRDYENTIRIDYLTRLNERYEAWITEYDLGKLMILDVNDKDFSKNPKDLSEVIDKIDAELYGIF, encoded by the coding sequence ATGTATAACAACAAAGAAAACAGCAGACATATAGCAATATCGGGGAATATCGGTTCCGGGAAAACAACATTAACAGCTCTTTTGGCAAAACATTATAAATGGGAACCGCGTTTTGAAGATGCTGATGACAATCCTTATCTAAGTGATTTTTATGAAGATATGCAAAGATGGTCATTTAGTTTGCAGGTCTATTTTTTAAACAGTCGATTTAATCAAGTTCTTGATATCAGAAAATCCGGTAAAACTGTTATTCAAGACAGAACAATATACGAAGATGCGTTTATTTTTGCTCCGAATCTGCATGATATGGGTCTGATGCCGACAAGAGACTTTAAAAACTATCAAAGTTTATTCAAATTAATGAGTTCTATGGTTCTGCCGCCTGATATCTTAATATATCTGAGAGCAGATGTTCCTAAACTTGTACAACAAATTCAAGCCAGAGGCAGAGACTATGAAAATACAATAAGAATTGATTATTTAACAAGATTAAATGAGCGATACGAAGCGTGGATTACGGAATATGATCTCGGTAAATTAATGATTCTTGATGTTAATGATAAAGATTTTTCAAAAAATCCTAAAGACTTAAGTGAAGTAATTGATAAAATTGATGCCGAACTTTACGGTATTTTTTAA
- a CDS encoding AAA family ATPase: protein MENNREQTVSSNDIIINFLQQIPHLTPRDMVEKVNSYGYIGQEKAKKAVSLIAYRHINRLKKIYIDRINPNELPPKENALLLGQTGSGKTYLIELLLQKILSIPTVIIDITSYSETGYIGQDVVAILTRLVHATRGNYPLASIGIVCIDEFDKLSSGKNNAVFSGQGTTKDVSGMGVQRELLKMLENSNIDVPVELSHSSYSHRATINTGNIPFIACGAFSNFKSLVDFNNKNIGFLNNDNVLKHSGIAVSYKKDDLLKVSNFQSYGIMPELMGRFSQIIPFEPLSKEVLKQILINNTLKKYKKELLLEDVELIIDDSVSNKIVDEAYKRETGARGLRNSLIEFIEDACFELYSTPDKNYKKIYISSQNNDIVWKIV from the coding sequence ATGGAAAATAACAGAGAACAAACAGTAAGCTCTAATGATATAATTATTAACTTTCTGCAACAAATTCCACATCTCACACCAAGAGATATGGTCGAAAAAGTGAACAGCTATGGATATATAGGGCAAGAGAAAGCGAAGAAAGCAGTAAGTCTTATAGCATATCGACATATTAACAGATTAAAAAAAATTTATATAGACAGAATCAATCCTAATGAATTACCACCAAAGGAAAACGCACTTTTACTTGGGCAAACAGGTTCCGGAAAAACGTATTTAATTGAATTGCTTTTGCAAAAAATTCTATCAATTCCTACAGTTATTATTGATATTACTTCTTATTCTGAAACCGGTTATATTGGACAAGATGTTGTTGCAATATTAACACGTTTAGTTCATGCAACAAGAGGGAATTATCCGTTAGCCTCAATTGGAATTGTATGTATTGATGAATTTGATAAATTATCATCGGGAAAGAACAATGCCGTTTTTTCCGGACAAGGCACGACAAAAGATGTAAGCGGTATGGGCGTTCAGCGAGAGTTGTTAAAGATGTTGGAAAACTCAAATATTGATGTGCCTGTTGAGCTGTCTCATTCTTCTTATTCTCATAGAGCTACAATAAATACAGGAAATATTCCTTTTATTGCATGCGGTGCATTTTCAAATTTCAAATCATTAGTTGATTTCAACAATAAAAATATTGGGTTTTTGAATAATGATAATGTATTAAAACACAGCGGGATAGCCGTTTCATACAAGAAAGATGATTTGTTGAAAGTCTCAAATTTTCAATCTTACGGTATAATGCCTGAACTGATGGGCAGATTTTCACAAATCATTCCTTTTGAACCTCTTTCAAAAGAAGTACTTAAACAAATTCTTATAAATAATACTTTAAAAAAATATAAGAAAGAGTTACTCTTAGAGGACGTTGAACTGATTATTGATGACTCGGTAAGCAATAAAATTGTTGATGAAGCATATAAAAGAGAAACAGGAGCAAGAGGATTAAGGAACTCATTAATTGAATTTATAGAAGATGCCTGTTTTGAATTATACTCAACTCCGGATAAAAACTATAAAAAAATTTATATAAGCTCTCAAAACAACGATATTGTATGGAAAATTGTATAA
- a CDS encoding caspase family protein gives MKIRKFITAIFFTVLYFTANCQEHIITEKKKIELKLFYALNSSVPINSECLDSLTLMISDVSYYEIHIECNTCSIGSTDYNKKLSSDRCANVKKSLIDAGLDSASMYFLFFGESKPLYSNKIEEERRKNRRSDIEITIFQKTDQDTVHEERVNIDTMQNKDYPFAEDSVKSDTALLNKEDDSVDLPIPNKINWLLLGINNYQNGINKLNFALNDALSIASCAGKNKIMTNTNVLSETISKRNIIKIFKEYSDSSKENEIFVFFYSGHGSENNIVLSDGSYLSYEQLAFLLSKFKGNIVVIFDCCFSGEAVRSFKKFWGGKLGGITYNIINKVKKNNFPVTLSSSSSDEVSKEERLYGGYFTCGLKKGIENGNADYNKDGVLSLNSELFPYAQEIVRDISDDGQNPVISEKSNNLLIFKY, from the coding sequence ATGAAAATCAGAAAATTTATCACAGCAATTTTTTTCACTGTTTTATATTTTACAGCTAACTGCCAAGAGCATATAATAACAGAGAAAAAGAAAATTGAATTAAAACTATTTTATGCACTTAACAGTTCTGTTCCGATTAATTCGGAATGTTTAGACTCTTTAACATTAATGATTTCTGATGTGAGTTATTACGAAATACATATAGAATGTAATACTTGTTCAATTGGAAGTACAGATTATAACAAGAAACTTTCTTCTGACAGATGTGCAAATGTTAAAAAGTCGTTGATTGATGCCGGATTAGATTCTGCCTCAATGTATTTCCTGTTTTTTGGAGAGAGCAAACCGTTATATTCAAATAAAATTGAGGAAGAAAGAAGAAAAAACAGACGCAGTGACATTGAAATAACAATATTCCAAAAAACAGATCAGGATACTGTGCATGAAGAAAGGGTGAATATTGATACAATGCAAAATAAGGATTATCCCTTTGCAGAAGACAGTGTAAAATCAGATACTGCATTATTAAATAAAGAAGATGATAGTGTTGATCTGCCGATTCCTAATAAGATAAATTGGCTTCTTTTGGGAATTAATAATTATCAAAACGGAATAAATAAATTGAATTTTGCACTTAATGATGCTTTAAGCATTGCTTCATGTGCAGGAAAAAATAAAATTATGACTAATACAAACGTATTATCAGAAACAATTTCAAAAAGAAACATTATAAAAATTTTTAAAGAATATTCAGACAGTTCTAAGGAAAATGAAATATTTGTTTTCTTTTATTCCGGGCACGGCAGTGAAAATAACATTGTATTAAGTGACGGCTCTTACCTGAGTTATGAGCAATTAGCATTTTTGTTGTCAAAATTCAAAGGAAACATTGTTGTAATATTTGACTGCTGTTTCAGCGGAGAAGCTGTCAGATCGTTTAAAAAGTTTTGGGGAGGAAAGTTAGGAGGTATAACATATAACATTATAAATAAAGTCAAAAAGAACAATTTCCCTGTAACTCTTTCTTCATCCTCATCAGATGAAGTTTCAAAAGAGGAAAGATTGTATGGCGGTTATTTTACATGCGGACTTAAAAAAGGAATAGAAAACGGAAATGCAGACTATAATAAAGACGGTGTTCTGTCTCTGAACAGTGAGTTATTTCCATATGCTCAAGAAATTGTAAGGGATATTTCTGATGATGGTCAAAATCCGGTAATATCTGAAAAATCAAATAATTTATTAATCTTTAAATATTAA